The following are encoded together in the Bacillus cereus group sp. RP43 genome:
- the pyrC gene encoding dihydroorotase, whose translation MNYLFKNGRYMNEEGNIVATDLLVQDGKIAKVAENITADNAEVIDVNGKLIAPGLVDVHVHLREPGGEHKETIETGTLAAAKGGFTTICAMPNTRPVPDCREHMEDLQKRIKEKAHVNVLPYGAITVRQAGSEMTDFEMLKELGAFAFTDDGVGVQDASMMLAAMKRAAKLNMAVVAHCEENTLINKGCVHEGKFSEKHGLNGIPSVCESVHIARDILLAEAADCHYHVCHVSTKGSVRVIRDAKRAGIKVTAEVTPHHLVLCEDDIPSADPNFKMNPPLRGKEDHAALIEGLLDGTIDMIATDHAPHTAEEKAQGIERAPFGITGFETAFPLLYTNLVKKGIITLEQLIQFLTEKPADTFGLEAGRLKEGRTADITIIDLEQEEEIDPTTFLSKGKNTPFAGWKCQGWPVMTIVGGKIAWQKESALV comes from the coding sequence ATGAATTATTTGTTTAAAAATGGTCGTTATATGAATGAAGAAGGAAACATCGTAGCAACAGATCTTCTCGTACAAGACGGTAAAATTGCGAAAGTAGCAGAAAATATTACGGCAGATAATGCTGAAGTAATCGACGTAAATGGAAAGTTAATTGCACCTGGATTAGTAGATGTACACGTTCATCTTCGTGAACCAGGTGGTGAACATAAAGAAACAATTGAAACGGGAACATTAGCAGCAGCAAAAGGTGGATTTACTACAATTTGCGCAATGCCAAATACACGCCCAGTACCAGATTGCAGAGAACATATGGAAGACCTGCAAAAACGTATAAAAGAAAAAGCGCATGTCAACGTACTACCATACGGAGCAATTACAGTACGACAAGCAGGTTCTGAAATGACAGATTTCGAAATGTTAAAAGAGCTTGGAGCATTTGCTTTCACTGATGACGGTGTCGGCGTACAAGATGCGAGCATGATGTTAGCTGCTATGAAGCGTGCAGCGAAATTGAATATGGCAGTAGTTGCGCATTGCGAAGAAAATACACTTATTAATAAAGGTTGTGTACATGAAGGGAAGTTTTCTGAGAAACACGGACTAAACGGTATCCCATCAGTATGTGAATCTGTACATATTGCAAGGGATATACTGCTTGCTGAAGCGGCAGATTGTCACTATCACGTATGTCACGTAAGTACGAAAGGATCTGTACGTGTAATCCGTGATGCGAAACGCGCTGGAATTAAAGTAACAGCAGAAGTAACACCGCATCACTTAGTGTTATGTGAGGATGATATCCCATCAGCTGATCCTAACTTTAAAATGAATCCACCGCTTCGTGGAAAAGAAGATCATGCAGCACTAATTGAGGGTTTATTAGATGGAACGATCGATATGATCGCAACTGATCATGCACCGCATACAGCGGAAGAGAAAGCGCAAGGAATTGAAAGAGCACCATTCGGAATTACTGGTTTTGAAACAGCATTCCCGCTTCTATACACAAACCTTGTGAAAAAAGGAATTATCACACTAGAGCAGTTAATTCAATTCTTAACAGAAAAGCCAGCTGATACATTCGGCTTAGAAGCAGGTCGCCTAAAAGAAGGTAGAACAGCTGATATTACAATCATTGATTTAGAACAAGAAGAAGAGATTGACCCAACAACATTCTTATCAAAAGGAAAAAACACACCATTCGCAGGTTGGAAATGCCAAGGATGGCCGGTAATGACAATCGTTGGTGGTAAGATCGCATGGCAAAAGGAGAGTGCATTAGTATGA
- a CDS encoding RNA-binding protein, which yields MSIYEHFRPDEEVFVDKVLEWKQAAEYHQVKLTDFLDPRQQQIVSMVIGQGDVAVQFDGAMPESERKRALIYPDYLELNEEEFQVEVLEIDYPSKFFTLEHRQILGAFMSLGLTREKCGDILLQEDRAQIAVAKEVVSYIEMNLQSIGKMKVTLSPIQVEQILQVSEKWGEKSGTVSSLRLDVLLAEMLHISRQKIQPLIKNGLVKVNWKTIEQTSYECFPGDVFSVRGYGRSKLFSVEGKTKRDKWRVLYGILK from the coding sequence ATGAGCATTTACGAGCATTTTAGACCTGATGAAGAGGTCTTTGTGGATAAAGTATTAGAGTGGAAGCAGGCTGCTGAGTACCATCAAGTCAAGTTAACAGATTTTCTTGATCCAAGACAGCAACAAATTGTTTCTATGGTAATAGGACAAGGAGATGTAGCTGTACAGTTTGATGGTGCGATGCCTGAATCCGAACGAAAAAGAGCACTAATTTATCCAGACTATCTAGAATTAAATGAAGAGGAATTTCAAGTAGAAGTATTAGAAATTGACTATCCTTCCAAGTTTTTTACGCTAGAACATAGGCAAATATTAGGTGCATTCATGTCGCTTGGTTTAACAAGGGAAAAATGTGGTGATATTTTGCTTCAAGAAGATCGTGCCCAAATTGCAGTTGCCAAAGAAGTTGTATCGTATATTGAAATGAACTTACAATCAATAGGGAAAATGAAAGTCACACTCTCCCCTATACAAGTAGAGCAAATATTGCAGGTAAGTGAAAAATGGGGAGAAAAATCTGGGACTGTTTCGTCACTGCGTCTAGATGTTTTATTAGCTGAAATGCTACATATATCTAGGCAGAAAATACAACCTCTCATAAAAAATGGCCTAGTAAAAGTCAATTGGAAAACAATAGAGCAAACTTCATATGAATGTTTTCCTGGGGATGTTTTCTCGGTTAGAGGGTATGGACGAAGTAAATTATTTTCTGTAGAAGGTAAAACGAAGCGCGACAAATGGAGAGTTTTGTATGGTATACTAAAATGA
- the uraA gene encoding uracil permease: protein MEQKPVLDIHEVPKPGKWLLLSIQHLFAMFGSTVLVPFLTGLNPSVALISSGLGTLAFLLITKGQVPAYLGSSFAFIAPIITAKTAGGPGAAMLGGMLAGLVYILISLGIKKSGSEWIMKLLPPIVVGPVVMVIGLALAHTAVNMAMNGADGKYSITHFLVALVTLAITIICSIFGRGFFSIIPVLLGIIGGYIFAYFQGLVDLKPVAEAKWFVVPDFTVPFVTYTPEFSWKIVLLMVPVALVTISEHIGHQIVLGNVIKRDLIEKPGLHRSIFGDGIATLIASLIGGPPNTTYGENIGVLAITRAYSVYLFIGSAVFAIMFGFIGKISALIHSIPTPVMGGVSILLFGVIASSGLRMMVDDKTDLSDKRNLMIASVILVIGIGGAVLHVGESFQVEGMALAAIVGVLLNLLLPETKQIKQSKQIAS from the coding sequence ATGGAACAAAAGCCAGTGTTAGACATTCATGAAGTACCGAAACCGGGAAAATGGTTATTATTAAGTATACAACATTTGTTCGCGATGTTTGGATCAACAGTGCTTGTTCCGTTTTTAACAGGACTGAATCCATCAGTAGCTTTAATATCAAGTGGATTAGGAACGCTAGCGTTTCTTCTTATAACGAAAGGTCAAGTACCAGCATATTTAGGATCATCATTCGCCTTTATTGCACCAATTATTACAGCAAAAACAGCAGGTGGACCTGGAGCAGCGATGCTTGGTGGAATGCTTGCGGGACTTGTGTACATCTTAATCTCACTCGGAATTAAGAAATCGGGGTCAGAGTGGATAATGAAATTACTTCCGCCAATCGTAGTTGGACCAGTTGTAATGGTAATCGGTTTAGCTTTAGCACATACAGCGGTGAACATGGCGATGAACGGTGCGGATGGTAAGTATAGCATTACACACTTTTTAGTAGCATTAGTAACATTAGCAATTACAATCATTTGCTCCATATTCGGAAGAGGATTTTTCAGTATCATACCAGTTCTACTTGGAATCATCGGCGGGTATATATTCGCTTACTTCCAAGGGCTAGTAGACTTAAAGCCGGTAGCTGAGGCAAAATGGTTTGTTGTACCAGATTTCACTGTACCGTTTGTAACATACACTCCGGAGTTCTCGTGGAAGATTGTACTTTTAATGGTACCAGTTGCACTAGTAACAATTTCAGAACATATCGGACATCAAATTGTACTTGGAAATGTTATTAAAAGAGATTTAATTGAAAAACCAGGCTTACACCGTTCGATATTCGGTGATGGGATAGCAACATTAATCGCATCACTAATAGGTGGACCACCGAATACAACGTACGGTGAAAACATCGGTGTGCTAGCAATTACGAGAGCATACAGTGTATACTTATTCATCGGTTCAGCAGTATTCGCAATCATGTTTGGATTTATCGGGAAGATTTCAGCACTGATTCATTCGATTCCAACACCGGTTATGGGTGGTGTATCAATCTTACTATTCGGTGTAATCGCATCAAGCGGTTTACGTATGATGGTAGATGATAAAACAGACTTAAGCGACAAACGAAACTTAATGATTGCATCAGTAATACTAGTAATCGGTATTGGTGGAGCAGTACTTCACGTAGGAGAATCGTTCCAAGTAGAAGGAATGGCACTAGCAGCAATTGTAGGCGTACTGTTAAATCTACTACTGCCGGAAACGAAACAAATAAAACAATCTAAGCAGATTGCTTCATAA
- the lspA gene encoding lipoprotein signal peptidase LspA — protein sequence MIYYVIALFVIAIDQISKWLIVKNMELGTSIPIIDNVLYITSHRNRGAAWGILENKMWFFYIITVIFVVFIVFYMKKYAKTDKLLGISLGLILGGAIGNFIDRVFRQEVVDFIHVYIFSYNYPVFNIADSALCIGVVLIIIQTVLEGKKTKE from the coding sequence ATGATATATTATGTAATAGCGTTATTTGTCATTGCCATCGATCAAATATCGAAATGGCTAATTGTAAAGAACATGGAATTGGGTACGAGCATTCCGATTATCGATAATGTATTATACATAACATCACATCGAAATAGAGGAGCTGCCTGGGGTATTTTAGAAAATAAAATGTGGTTTTTCTACATTATTACAGTCATTTTCGTAGTATTTATCGTATTTTATATGAAAAAATATGCGAAAACGGACAAGCTTCTAGGTATTTCATTAGGTCTAATTTTAGGCGGAGCAATTGGCAATTTTATTGATCGTGTATTTAGACAAGAAGTAGTGGATTTCATTCACGTGTATATTTTCTCGTACAACTATCCAGTATTCAATATAGCTGACTCAGCATTATGTATTGGAGTTGTATTAATTATTATTCAAACAGTATTAGAAGGAAAGAAAACGAAGGAGTAA
- the pyrB gene encoding aspartate carbamoyltransferase: MSHLLTMSELSEVEISEILKDAEDFANGKESKTTEQTFVANLFFENSTRTRFSFEVAEKRLGLDVLNFSADASSVQKGETLYDTIRTLESIGTKAVVIRHEQDRYFDELKDQVNIPILNAGDGCGNHPTQCLLDLLTIKQEFGRFEGLKIAIVGDVRHSRVARSNAEALTKLGATIYFASPEEWKDEDNTFGTYKPLDELVPEVDVMMLLRVQHERHDHYETDIMKEYHKQHGLTVEREKRMKEGSIIMHPAPVNRDVEIASELVECERSRIFKQMENGVYVRMAVLKRALPNVLGGMKHELFV, encoded by the coding sequence ATGAGCCATTTGTTAACGATGAGTGAATTATCGGAAGTAGAAATTTCAGAAATCCTAAAAGACGCAGAAGATTTTGCGAATGGGAAAGAGAGCAAAACGACAGAGCAAACTTTTGTTGCAAACTTGTTCTTTGAGAATAGTACGAGAACGAGATTTAGCTTTGAAGTTGCTGAGAAGAGATTAGGACTTGATGTTTTAAACTTTTCAGCTGATGCATCTAGCGTACAAAAAGGAGAAACTTTATACGATACGATAAGAACACTAGAATCAATCGGAACAAAAGCGGTGGTCATCCGCCATGAGCAAGATCGCTACTTCGATGAGCTAAAAGATCAGGTGAATATCCCAATCTTAAACGCTGGAGATGGATGTGGAAACCACCCAACGCAGTGCCTACTCGACCTTCTTACAATTAAACAAGAGTTTGGAAGATTTGAAGGTTTGAAGATTGCAATAGTAGGAGATGTTCGTCATAGCCGAGTAGCACGTTCTAATGCAGAAGCATTAACGAAACTGGGTGCAACAATTTACTTTGCAAGTCCAGAAGAGTGGAAAGATGAAGACAACACATTTGGAACATACAAACCATTAGATGAACTTGTTCCAGAAGTGGATGTGATGATGTTACTACGTGTACAACACGAGCGTCATGATCATTATGAAACAGACATCATGAAAGAGTATCACAAGCAACATGGATTAACAGTTGAAAGAGAAAAACGTATGAAAGAAGGAAGCATTATTATGCATCCAGCTCCTGTAAACCGTGATGTTGAAATTGCAAGTGAACTTGTCGAGTGTGAGCGTTCGCGCATATTCAAACAAATGGAAAATGGAGTTTACGTAAGAATGGCTGTACTAAAACGCGCCTTACCAAATGTATTAGGAGGAATGAAACATGAATTATTTGTTTAA
- the divIVA gene encoding septum site-determining protein DivIVA, whose product MPLTPLDIHNKEFGRGFRGYDEDQVNEFLDQIIKDYELVIREKKALEEKVAQLEGKLDHFSNIEDTLNKSIIVAQEAAEEVKRNAQKEAKLIVREAEKNADRIINEALVKSRKVAFDIEELKKQAKVFRTRFRMLLETQLEMLNNDDWDKLIELEDEVDELLKKEETV is encoded by the coding sequence GTGCCGTTAACACCATTAGATATTCATAACAAAGAATTTGGTCGCGGATTTCGTGGCTACGATGAAGATCAAGTAAATGAGTTTCTTGATCAAATCATCAAAGATTATGAATTAGTCATTCGTGAGAAAAAAGCTTTAGAAGAAAAGGTTGCACAATTAGAAGGAAAGTTAGATCATTTTTCTAATATTGAAGATACGCTGAACAAATCTATCATTGTCGCACAAGAAGCTGCTGAAGAAGTGAAGCGTAATGCACAAAAAGAAGCAAAATTAATTGTACGTGAAGCAGAAAAAAATGCAGATCGTATCATTAACGAAGCATTAGTGAAATCAAGAAAAGTTGCTTTTGATATTGAAGAGTTGAAGAAACAAGCGAAAGTATTCCGAACTCGTTTCCGTATGTTATTAGAAACACAACTTGAAATGTTAAACAACGATGATTGGGATAAACTAATTGAGTTAGAAGACGAAGTGGACGAGCTGTTGAAAAAAGAAGAAACAGTGTAA
- a CDS encoding RluA family pseudouridine synthase: MSEVVQVTVAEEQKSERIDKFVAEINSEWSRSQVQQWIKDAVVTVNGKSVKVNYKVKENDEITVTIPDPEELDIQPEDMNLEVYYEDADVLVVNKPRGMVVHPAPGHTKGTLVNGLMHHCTDLSGINGVMRPGIVHRIDKDTSGLLMVAKNDMAHESLVNQLVAKTVTRRYKAIVHGVIPHDKGTIDAPIGRDKKERQSMTVDENGKNAVTHFQVLERFKDFTLVECRLETGRTHQIRVHMKYIGYPLAGDPKYGPKKTLDMNGQALHAGILGFDHPRTGEYIEFEAPIPEVFEEALNILRK; encoded by the coding sequence ATGAGTGAAGTAGTACAAGTAACAGTTGCAGAAGAACAAAAAAGCGAGCGAATTGATAAATTCGTTGCAGAAATAAACAGTGAATGGTCACGTTCACAAGTACAGCAATGGATTAAAGATGCTGTTGTGACAGTAAATGGGAAATCAGTTAAAGTGAATTACAAAGTAAAAGAAAATGATGAAATTACAGTAACAATTCCCGATCCAGAAGAGTTAGATATTCAACCGGAAGATATGAATTTAGAAGTTTATTATGAAGATGCCGATGTACTAGTTGTAAATAAGCCGCGTGGAATGGTAGTACATCCAGCACCAGGGCATACGAAGGGTACGCTTGTAAACGGACTTATGCATCATTGTACAGACCTATCAGGTATTAACGGTGTAATGCGTCCTGGTATAGTACACCGTATTGATAAGGATACATCTGGATTATTAATGGTTGCTAAAAATGATATGGCGCACGAATCACTTGTAAATCAACTTGTAGCAAAAACGGTAACAAGACGCTATAAAGCGATTGTACATGGTGTAATTCCACATGATAAAGGAACAATTGATGCTCCAATTGGTCGTGATAAAAAAGAACGTCAAAGTATGACTGTTGATGAAAATGGTAAGAATGCAGTTACGCATTTCCAAGTGTTAGAGCGATTTAAAGATTTCACACTTGTAGAATGTCGCTTAGAAACGGGACGTACACACCAAATTCGTGTTCATATGAAATATATTGGTTATCCACTTGCAGGGGATCCAAAGTATGGTCCGAAGAAAACATTAGATATGAATGGACAAGCACTTCATGCAGGGATTTTAGGTTTCGATCACCCTCGTACTGGTGAATATATTGAGTTTGAGGCACCGATTCCAGAAGTGTTTGAAGAAGCGCTAAATATTTTACGGAAATAG
- a CDS encoding YggT family protein, with protein sequence MTTILTVLVTAIEIYSWALIIYILLSWFPGAKESAFGDFLARICEPYLEPFRRFIPPFGMIDISPLVAIIALKLARGGLVSLFNYFL encoded by the coding sequence ATGACAACAATTTTAACAGTGTTAGTTACTGCTATCGAGATTTACTCGTGGGCACTAATTATTTACATTCTCCTATCATGGTTTCCTGGCGCGAAGGAATCAGCTTTTGGAGATTTTCTTGCGCGTATTTGTGAACCGTATTTAGAGCCGTTTAGGAGGTTTATTCCACCATTTGGTATGATTGATATTTCTCCACTTGTTGCTATTATTGCCTTGAAACTTGCTAGAGGTGGTTTAGTGAGTTTATTCAACTATTTTTTATAG
- the ileS2 gene encoding isoleucine--tRNA ligase gives MEYKNTLLMPKTEFPMRGNLPKREPAMQEQWAEMNIYEKVQEHTKGRPLFVLHDGPPYANGDIHMGHALNKVLKDFIVRYKSMTGYCAPYVPGWDTHGLPIEQALTNKGVKRKEMTVAEFRKLCAEYAYEQVERQREQFKRLGVRADWDNPYITLEPAYEAQQIKVFGDMAKKGYIYKGQKPVYWSPTSESALAEAEIEYQDKKSASIYVAFPVKDGKNVLEGDEKFIIWTTTPWTLPANLGISVHPELEYAIVKVNDEKYIIASELFETVAKTLEWENTEVVKTVKGSELEYTVAKHPFYDRDSLVMLGEHVTTDAGTGCVHTAPGHGEDDFLVGKKYGLEVLCPVDDKGVLTNEAPGFEGLFYDKANKPITEKLEEVGALLKLTFITHSYPHDWRTKKPIIFRATAQWFASIEAFRKELLQAVEETKWVPAWGETRLHNMVRDRGDWCISRQRAWGVPIPVFYAENGDPIITDETISNVADLFREHGSNVWFEREAKDLLPEGFTHPGSPNGEFRKETDIMDVWFDSGSSHQAVLEERDDLQRPADLYLEGSDQYRGWFNSSLSTAVAVTGKAPYKGVLSHGFVLDGDGRKMSKSIGNIVVPKKIMDQLGGDILRLWVSSVDYQSDVRISDDILKQVAEVYRKIRNTFRFLLGNLDDFNPSENTVAAAELREVDRYMLVKLNDLITKVKEAYEAYDFAAVYHAIHNFCTIDLSSFYLDFAKDILYIEGANHHDRRAIQTVLYDVLVALTKLVTPILPHTADEVWPYVPGAEEESVQLTNMPEVVEVDGAEALKTKWDAFMTLRDDVLKALEVARNEKVIGKSLNASITLYPTAEMKAMLESISEDLKQLFIVSEYKLGGMMEEAPKEAPKYEHTAVVVAQATGDTCERCWVVSETIGKDAEHETLCERCATVVKENYVK, from the coding sequence ATGGAGTACAAAAATACATTACTAATGCCAAAAACAGAGTTCCCAATGCGTGGGAATTTACCGAAACGTGAGCCTGCAATGCAAGAACAGTGGGCTGAAATGAATATTTATGAAAAGGTACAAGAACACACGAAAGGTCGTCCTTTATTTGTACTACATGATGGACCTCCATATGCGAATGGTGACATTCATATGGGACATGCATTAAATAAAGTATTAAAGGACTTTATTGTTCGCTATAAATCAATGACTGGATACTGTGCACCATATGTACCAGGTTGGGATACACACGGTTTACCGATTGAACAAGCTTTAACTAATAAAGGTGTAAAACGTAAAGAAATGACGGTTGCTGAGTTCCGTAAGTTATGCGCAGAGTATGCATATGAGCAAGTAGAACGTCAACGTGAACAGTTTAAGCGTTTAGGTGTACGTGCAGATTGGGATAATCCATATATTACTTTAGAGCCAGCTTATGAAGCACAACAAATTAAAGTGTTTGGTGACATGGCGAAAAAAGGTTATATCTATAAAGGACAGAAACCAGTTTACTGGTCTCCAACGAGTGAATCAGCTTTAGCAGAAGCTGAAATTGAATACCAAGATAAAAAATCAGCATCTATTTACGTGGCATTCCCTGTAAAAGACGGAAAGAACGTATTAGAAGGTGATGAGAAGTTCATTATTTGGACAACAACACCTTGGACGTTACCTGCTAACTTAGGTATTTCTGTTCATCCAGAACTTGAATATGCTATTGTGAAAGTAAATGATGAGAAATATATTATTGCTTCTGAACTATTTGAGACAGTTGCAAAAACGTTAGAATGGGAAAATACTGAAGTTGTGAAAACGGTAAAAGGTAGCGAACTGGAGTATACAGTTGCAAAACATCCATTCTACGATCGTGACTCATTAGTTATGCTAGGGGAGCACGTTACAACAGATGCTGGTACAGGTTGTGTACATACAGCACCTGGACACGGGGAAGACGATTTCCTTGTTGGTAAGAAATATGGTTTAGAAGTTCTTTGTCCAGTTGATGATAAAGGTGTATTAACAAATGAAGCACCTGGATTTGAAGGACTATTCTATGATAAAGCTAATAAACCAATTACGGAAAAGTTAGAAGAAGTAGGTGCGTTACTAAAATTAACATTTATTACGCATTCATACCCACATGATTGGAGAACGAAAAAACCAATCATTTTCCGTGCAACAGCACAGTGGTTTGCATCTATTGAAGCATTCCGTAAAGAATTATTACAAGCTGTTGAAGAAACGAAATGGGTGCCAGCATGGGGTGAGACTCGTCTTCATAATATGGTTCGTGACCGTGGTGATTGGTGTATTTCTCGTCAACGTGCATGGGGTGTACCAATTCCTGTATTCTATGCAGAGAATGGTGATCCAATTATTACAGATGAAACAATTAGCAATGTAGCAGATTTATTCCGTGAACACGGTTCTAACGTATGGTTCGAGCGTGAAGCGAAAGATCTATTACCAGAAGGATTTACACATCCAGGTAGCCCAAATGGTGAATTCCGTAAAGAAACAGACATTATGGATGTATGGTTTGATTCAGGTTCTTCTCACCAAGCGGTATTAGAAGAGCGTGATGATTTACAACGTCCAGCAGATTTATATTTAGAAGGATCTGACCAATATCGTGGTTGGTTTAACTCTTCATTATCAACAGCAGTTGCTGTAACAGGTAAAGCACCGTATAAAGGTGTTCTAAGCCACGGTTTCGTACTAGATGGTGACGGACGTAAAATGAGTAAGTCGATTGGAAACATCGTCGTACCGAAGAAAATTATGGATCAATTAGGCGGAGATATTTTACGCTTATGGGTTTCTTCTGTTGACTATCAATCTGATGTACGTATTTCAGATGATATTTTAAAACAAGTAGCAGAAGTATATCGTAAAATCCGTAATACATTCCGTTTCTTATTAGGAAACTTAGATGACTTTAATCCAAGTGAAAATACAGTGGCGGCAGCTGAGCTTCGTGAAGTGGACCGTTACATGTTAGTAAAATTAAATGACTTAATTACAAAAGTAAAAGAAGCATATGAAGCATATGACTTTGCGGCAGTATATCACGCAATCCATAACTTCTGTACAATTGATTTAAGCTCATTCTATTTAGACTTTGCGAAAGACATTTTATACATTGAAGGTGCAAATCATCACGATCGCCGCGCAATTCAAACAGTATTATATGATGTTCTTGTTGCATTAACAAAACTTGTAACACCAATCTTACCTCATACAGCTGATGAAGTATGGCCTTATGTCCCTGGTGCAGAAGAAGAAAGCGTCCAGTTAACTAATATGCCAGAAGTTGTAGAAGTAGATGGTGCTGAAGCGTTAAAAACAAAATGGGATGCATTTATGACGTTACGTGATGACGTATTAAAAGCTTTAGAAGTCGCTCGTAATGAAAAAGTAATTGGTAAGTCATTAAATGCAAGTATTACACTATATCCGACTGCAGAAATGAAAGCTATGTTAGAGTCTATTAGTGAAGACTTAAAGCAACTATTTATCGTTTCTGAGTATAAACTTGGTGGTATGATGGAAGAAGCACCAAAAGAAGCGCCTAAGTATGAGCATACAGCGGTTGTTGTAGCTCAGGCAACGGGTGACACATGTGAACGTTGTTGGGTTGTTTCAGAAACAATTGGTAAAGATGCGGAACATGAAACATTATGTGAGCGTTGTGCAACAGTTGTTAAAGAAAACTATGTAAAATAA
- the pyrR gene encoding bifunctional pyrimidine operon transcriptional regulator/uracil phosphoribosyltransferase, whose product MQEKAVVLDDQMIRRALTRISHEIVERNKGVDNCVLVGIKTRGIFIAQRLAERIGQIEGKEMEVGELDITLYRDDLTLQSKHKEPLVKGSDIPVDITKKKVILVDDVLYTGRTVRAAMDALMDLGRPSQIQLAVLVDRGHRELPIRADYVGKNIPTSSEERIEVDLQETDQQDRVSIYDK is encoded by the coding sequence ATGCAAGAGAAAGCTGTCGTTTTAGATGACCAAATGATTCGCCGCGCTTTAACACGAATTAGTCATGAAATCGTGGAACGAAATAAAGGTGTCGATAATTGTGTTCTTGTCGGAATAAAAACACGTGGAATTTTTATTGCACAACGTTTGGCAGAACGAATTGGTCAAATTGAAGGAAAAGAGATGGAAGTAGGAGAGTTAGATATTACGTTATATCGTGATGATTTAACACTACAATCGAAACATAAAGAACCACTTGTAAAAGGTTCTGATATTCCTGTAGATATTACGAAGAAAAAAGTTATCCTTGTGGATGATGTGTTATATACAGGAAGAACAGTTCGAGCAGCAATGGATGCTCTTATGGATTTAGGTAGACCATCACAAATCCAATTGGCTGTTCTTGTTGATAGAGGTCATCGTGAATTACCAATTCGCGCTGATTATGTAGGAAAGAACATTCCAACATCTAGTGAAGAGCGTATCGAAGTTGATTTGCAAGAGACAGATCAACAAGATCGAGTAAGCATATACGATAAGTAA